The sequence GCTAAGTGATATAACTAATATTTTATCAGAATATAGTAAGTTAATGGTATATGGTAAGTTAATCATGGAAATCCTCAATAGTTAGTCATTCATCCCTTTGTTTGATCAGTACAATGCAAGATATATTTTAGAAGTCCAGCATTATTTGAGTATATATTAGTTGGGAATTGACTGAGAAGACACTGCATAATACATACACAGTAAAGCCATTATGAAAGTACAGAAACGGTTCATCTGCCAGCTTGAAGCTTCTATCTCTCTGCAAATCCGATAATTTgcaggaggaagaggaagatcTGGACAATGTCAACATAAAGGGAGAGAGCAGCAAACACATACTCCTCCGGTTCGATGGAGAGCTTCCTGTTTCCGATGAGCAGTTGGGTATGATAGGCCAGAAACTAATatttacaaacacacaaacgCAAAGAAGAGATTTTAGGAGGGAAAGAATAAACAATGTTCCCATGCAGAACCAAAGTCTTCCAAAAATGGTGAAGCAATTCAATTTGATTGTGAATAGACATACCAGAGTGAATGCAATGGCTCCTATAGATGCATACAGCATGTGAAGCCATGGaacctaaaaaaacaacaactgttaCATTATCGAATTACAATTTTTGTGCAAATACAAGACGTAAAGTCACGCTTACGTATTTGAATGACAGCACGATAACTGTAATGATGCCAGTCACAAACACCACGATTCCGAGTATGCTGAAAAAGCCTGCACATTTAGTGAAATCCACCTATAGAATTGAAAAGCACGTTAACACACTTTGACAATGCCTTGATGTGAAATCATGATGCTGGTGTTTATATTAAATGTGCACCCTACCTTAGTCTGAAAGCAGAAGACCGTTACCGCAACGCACACCACAACAGTGATGCCCAGCGCCATAAACACTGCCTTAGTACTGTAATAACTGCAAACACATTATAATAGAGCTGGTTAGTAACTGTTGATTATGtaatcagttaaaaaaaaaataagtatttgtaaATGGAGTATATTACACATTAAAATACTTgtaattaatacaaatataactAGTCTCATTACATCTCACAATGGCAGTAAATGATTCAGAACTGATTGATTCTctgaactacttttttaatcttttaaatgtTCCTTTCTAAAAAAGCCTACTGCTTATATACATTCAGAAGGTCTTCTAGGCTTGTGGCTGGCCACACACAGACCAGCCACTAGTCATCATGAGACAATCACTGAAAACTGAGAGCCACACAGcatttgattttatttcatttttaagatGTTTTCTCAAAATTGCATATCTAATCTGCTCCTGGTGAACAATCATTATTTGATTTATCACTCAGTGAGTCATTTAACCATGTAGAACTATAGCTGGAAGGCTTTTGTCTTTCAAACAcattacaatttacaaatgtaTGTAATTTCACATTTACAGGCAATGCAGGGATTCCCCAACTTTTTGGTCAGCTAAATCACTTTGAccctaatatatttattttaagaatTTAGGTTACTAAGTGGTCAATAAAAAATTAagtcaataataataacaacaacaaaagttatttattaaTAACAATTAAGTTCAGGGTTCTTTGGaaggtcacatgacatcagatcaattaaatatttcatcTTTTTACCAAGAGTTATATCTCGATTgtttcaaaattattttttttaatttttaaattgttATGATTCAATTAATAGCTTAATAATTAATAGAACCCCAGTTTTGGAAACCCATTAACAGGCAAGTATCAAATATTAAAATCACATTGGTGACACCAAAGCTAAAAGCAACAACAAAATctaaaaaccaaatattttattctatcacaaagaaaaataaagtgtaaatgAAGGGTACCAGTATATCTAGTCATACTATTTCCCATTTCCTCACCCACTGCATCTCATCTAAAGTGACACATGCCTCACCTTGCTATGTTTCCAGTCATGAACGATAAGGCCAGTGTCTAAAACAAAATATGCAatgttattaaaatacattatgtAACATACTTAATACTTTCTCTACAGCATCACATAAAAACAATATTGGCCATTACAGGTTGGGCCACATTTCCATTCATTCAGAGTGACTCAGAATTTTCCAACTCACAAAAATGGCCAACAGGATCAGGTTCCAAGGGAAACGCCTCCTAGAAAGTGTGACAGAGCACATGCTAAATCCATTGGTTCACATAACTTGTTTGTAGTGGATCTTTATATGAGggcttttgtttgtttatatattaaaatgttactaAACTATGAGCAGTACAAAATATCCTCATGTTTCTTTTAGCTGCTATGAGGTTGAGTCAGAAAAGGAGCAATCATCTCACCTGGGTCCCTGACAGCAAACCAGCACGATGTGTGTGACAAAATAGATAGCACTGGGGGGAATATTAGTCATTAGTCAAATGTTTGTATTTCATGTTGTAAGTATTTGACAGTAAAGAACATATGTCTAGTTCTTACTATGAAACCCAGTAAATGGCTGGGTTTTTCCTCACATACACTCCTACGGGTTCCCTGTatgaacaaaaacacaaatctgtgtttaaaatcacaaaagcactattcgcacaggattagtattatctagggacctctgtgatttagaaatgactcccccacatctgagttttgcgtggcgcattcacacgggataagcaagcctgtgattttactcaaatttactgacttctcccggatatgatgtcaagactaaGTTATAGATAGCTGTATAAAATCAtgaacaggcatcgatatcgttttgattttacagtagcctaataaataaacaattttgttcagttagcgaacagatgccatgaactgagctcagaccagcggcaggagtcagattttatttatcacgagtgagaagctgacaatatacggcagaagattcagtttcaaaactaaatgtaaaagcgtctatttaaacaagattgtcattgtactgttctgttctgtttttcattaagaacagtattgatgttaatattaaacacaccattcaatcagtttactgctaaattgatactcattctaaagtgaaagcatAATCCGTGTGGGtgcggctgcacgggaattcataacggtgcgcattatgaatgcagactttattcttcgtgaaagataaagatagaaatgctcacaggaggaaaaaaagcttgcaaaaatgatatacgatccgcctaatcctggccaaatcacagagatgtccattcgcacgggactaatattctcacaggacctcggtgttcggcgaaatatggtaggtaatttgcgggggaatttttactttacaaattacagacacggccgattcgcacgggattaagatcacagacattctctgcaattattacaaatcaccagaggtccccagataatactagtcccgtgcgaatggggctaAAGTCTACCTTTACAAACAGTGATAACATCTATCCTTTATTTTCTGTGAACACAAAGCACATGAAGTAACCACACCAAAACAGAGACTCACACAAATGTGAAAACGGCCACAATGGCAGCTGTGACAAGAAGCTGAGCAGCAAGGATCAGGTAAACCTGcaaaacacaatggaaacattTTCCATTAGAATATTGAcacataattttaattaaagaggacctattatgcttttttacatGTTCAAATTTCATTTTTCTATTTAAGCATGAAAAAGGTCAGCAAAGCTGCAGAGTCCACTTCAAAGGGAGTTCTTTTCTATATCAGTAAACTCTTTTTGAACTCCATGAAACACTTCGATTGATTGTAGTCTTGAgttcgattttttttccttccaAGAAAGAACAattcacaatattcctcatttaaataactGACACCCAAGGCATACGCAAGTGGGTTGTCGCCAAGTCCAAGAGATGCTGTTTTTCCACCCGAATCTAACGAATTGATAAGGCAAAACTGACTGAGTTTAGGTAAGGGGCGTGACACTTTCGAAACACGTTCAAAGTGATTGATTAATCACAACACATGCccgctgaccaatcagagcacattgggCTTTTTGGAAGCTTTAAAGAAAGAGGAACTGAATAGAGCGCTACTGACAGACTAGGAAGAAAGCTGCTGCAACAATGCAATGGGtgtttcacaagttcacacttgcGAATAAGTCAGATAGAATAAATtatatgcgtatttggcgtgctgtttgaggagagggctccgaggTCAGTATTTAAGCTTAACCCAGAGTACTCCACCCGTAGTCCTGGCTGTGGTAGAAACAAGCCACGAGAGAGGAGTCAAGGTGGTGGAGGGATGATGAAAACTTGAGGAATGTCAGTGGgtcgactgtgtgtgtgtgtgtgtgcgcgtatgtatgtatgtatgtatatatgtatgtatgtaatacACATATATAAtctctgtatgtatatatatgtatatatattaggggtgtaacggttcacaaaattcacggttcggttcgatacgatacactggtgtcacggttcggttcggtatgctttagatacagcaaaaagaaaaaattggcagataa is a genomic window of Pseudorasbora parva isolate DD20220531a chromosome 12, ASM2467924v1, whole genome shotgun sequence containing:
- the tmbim1a gene encoding transmembrane BAX inhibitor motif containing 1a, translated to MSRSDFPPGYDESRLLSNPQPGGGYPASAPPYGFNAYGGQPPYPQPNDPYRGQPAGYPPPSLPVIPVIPPGMGDNEGFTTAGGFESTSVRHSFIRKVYLILAAQLLVTAAIVAVFTFVEPVGVYVRKNPAIYWVSYAIYFVTHIVLVCCQGPRRRFPWNLILLAIFTLALSFMTGNIASYYSTKAVFMALGITVVVCVAVTVFCFQTKVDFTKCAGFFSILGIVVFVTGIITVIVLSFKYVPWLHMLYASIGAIAFTLFLAYHTQLLIGNRKLSIEPEEYVFAALSLYVDIVQIFLFLLQIIGFAER